GTTTTCGCCGGTGAGAATAAGTTTTGCTACGAAAATACCTCCGACAGTCGGTTATGGCTATCAACCACCCTCGAAACGCGTCAGACATTGCAAGCCGAGAACCCCGCCGATCTCCAAAGGGCAGTACCGGTGTCGCAAGGTTCTTCGTGGTGGACCGACTTCCCCGTTCTGCCGTTGGTATTCGCCAATTCAAACACGATTCCAAAGGGTCGTTGCAGGAAACAAGTCCAACGGTACCTCAAGGAACTCGCCAATTCCACGTTGTGGGCCGTCCAGAGTAAGCttatttcaatcattttcgATATTCGCCGACGACGCGGGCAATGGCTACAATTCGTTTTCCCCCGTTTCCAATAAGTAGAAACGCCGATGGATTGAGGGCATTGCGCCTGATGCGCGCCGAGTACCTATAAAGATGTCAAAGCGCTTTTCAGGATTTCTGATGTGATGCATTGATATTTGCTAAGAACGCGAAACGGGTGATAATAACAGCAGCTTGGCTTCCCATCATATCACCGTCGTTTTTGCATACGAAACCGCGATGAGAAATACCTCATATTATCTGCAATCACTGCCGGTATAAATTGTTGCACTAACGTATTTTGTATATCGAGTCAAAAACGGTTCCTTTACTTTGCCTCAGTCTGCCAACACTGCGACGTATCGAAGAGATCAACAAGCATTCAAGATGATTTAGAATTGATGACTCAATTTTTGGAGTAGTAATTCGACCTGGACTTAAACCGAGGGTTGTTTTGATACCGATTAGCAATAGTTGAAGATATTATTGGTAATCAGCATTCGATGATGCCTTTTGTTATCCTTGCACAAGTAAAAACGTCATCAAAACTTCAATGGTTTCGTGAATTCAAATATAATTTGCTACCTTATGTTGTCCTCGAGTgacattttaatattttccatgTATGTATACGAATACCACACCCATGTAATGGCTCTACCATGAGCTGGCTGTATTTGGTCTCATATGGTTGGTTTAACTTTATCCATGGACTTCTTATAACTTTGAGCCTGAAAATTTAACATAATGTCAATGGCCAACAATATTTGTGTAACCTTAGCAGTTTAACGGATTTCGTTTCAGTCGAATACAAATATATCGCATAACCTGTTTTCGGTTTCAATCGCACTAATGCGGTACGCGAAAATGATAGTTTCTTATGTCCGTCACAATCTGGGCCTATACCTACGCATAACATAATCCTCTATGATAGTACAGGTCTACCTTGAGGAACCGGTTGACTGAACATTATGAGTTTTCTCAGTTTTTGTGCCTAAACTGGCAGCGACATACAACCGACCAAAGTACCCAGAAATTGGTGCCCGGAGTATTTTTTGGGACCTTGATTTTATCTCAGAacttattatttcaatttgccACCCCGTAAGGGTGAAAACAGGGTTGAGTCGGGATGAATTTTCAgtcttattgttaattttttttcttccaataaGACTGAAACCCCCGAATAACACGTTTCAAAAGACTTATTCCGTTTCTTGGGTTTTTGGTACAAGGCTGTTGAGGCCTAGTCCTAATTACCGGTATTTGAGGCCGCCATTTAGGATCCCttataatgaatatttcaattttgcttttaaatttgaatcagCAAAGCTCAAAATAGTAGCGTACCAATTCTTGTTCAAATCCATCGGAAAACATcagatttattcaaaaatgtccTTATATGATCCTTTACCAGTCAACCGGGTAATGTATTTGGGTAAGAAGTGAGAGGCATCTTTGTCGATTTTCCTCTCTCTACTTGATCAGCTGAATATAATCATCTGTGTGAATCGTATAACTCGAAGACCATCGCACTTGTATTGATTGATATACGAATGATTTACGCAAGGAATACGAACTTGATAGAACCTGAAACTTCCTGTTCATTGTCTTAACTTTGTGCGATTTGCCAACCTCAAATCTTTACCATCGAATaaggtgaaatatttttagacaGAGTCGGGCatttcatgtatttttttttttttttttttgcacattgCGATCGACTAGTTTAATAGCCACGATCGACCGGTTGGCCGTTCATAGTTTACATTGTCTGACGTCAATGAAATTAGCAATCTATGCGTAAGCACATATAAGTGTGTGCAAATTGTTTGTAAATAGATTTGAGGAATACGAAGTTCACTACAACTCGACATGATCCAATACAGTAAAATATTCAAGTAACTcgttattattcattatttgcTCAAGAAATGATATATTAAACACGTGTTCACCAAAATATGGAGATGATCGGTTAAGCAAAATCGcatttcaaactttgacgatcGGACTTGAATAGTATAATTTTACTGCCGCGAACTGGAGATATCGATTATGACTGTAAGTAATATCAACGGATAATTATAAAAGGTACCGAGAAATCgttggaaaaacgaaaaaaatcgaatctcCCGCATAGTTGAGTGACAAAAAACCTTTTCAGTGTTCGACGCCTCAACGAAGTATCCGGTCGGCGTGCTTCACGGTCACACGAAACATTTGGGAAGCTTTGACCAATGCTACAACTTGCGAGCGGAACTTCCGCCGGATGAATTCTCTGACATGGGAGAGCCTGACGAGGTCGAAGGTCGCTACTGTTTGGTTCGCTTACGGTACCAGCGGAAAGATGTGGAACCTAAACGCCCGAAAACCTTCACCCTTGACTTCGATCCAAATCTGTCCGTCTGGAACGCGATTGACGTGAGCGAATTTCAATAAGGAGATGATTCACTTCCAACACCAGCTCTGTCGGAGTGAATTGTTAAATCAAAGCACACGTAGAGAGTCTCGTCCATGCCCGTGCATACAATTATTTATGACTCTGTTCGAATTTTCTTTGGTCTCCACAGTACACGGGAGACTTTCGCCGTGTCAAACGACACTCTGTGTACCTGTCGCTTTGCGTTCCGGCCAGCTGCAGCTCTCAAGATGTTGCGACGGCGTTGACGGAGCCCTTGAAGGAGTTGGCGAACGCCCGGCAAATACACCTGGACGTCACAGTGAGGCCATCGCTTTGCCAAGCACGTAGTGACGTCCCTGAGGATTTCACCGTGGGGGCAAAGGTTTTTCTGTAAGAGAAGTCAGAATTATTTTACGGCCAAGGTATACGGTCGCTGAAGCCGACAGACAATAACATGACGAACAATTCTCCATCCAGTTTCATCGTTGCGGGACTGTTTGTCCTTGTGGTAGCGAGTTCATGGTACGACAGCAGCGTCTATTCTTCGGAGGAAGCGGTCAAGGACAACGAACCCAGAGACCTTTTCCTCTCCTTTTCCGCACGGCGTAACTTGCGCTCGATTTTTTCTACTCCAAGCTCTCACCCTGGTATCGATTGCATTAATTTGATACGTTTTTTCTTCACGGCATGCACAATATTTGGACATAGATCGATGCAATACTACGGCTACCCGCTCGTGGAGTCAACGTACCTCGAAAAGGTCAGTGCATGTTTCTTACAGGAGCAACAGTAGTGTATAGTACCTCACTTACTTGTTACCAAATCAAGTAACTCAATCATGTAAGAGCACGTCATCTGTGCAATTatctggtatttttttttgccccaTCAGGCCTACACTATACCCTTATCCATGACGGTACTCAACGGAACGATTATCATCGATGGATTCTTCAGTATCGGAGGTCTTCTTGTCGCCTACGGTGTGCTCCATCATCTTAATCGGAGTAAACGATTGAATTTTACCGCGCTCATACTCAATAGATTTCTACGGTGGGTCCGACGAGCGCGCCTCGCTCTCATGATCATTAAATATACGGCGGTAAAGAAAGATCGAGAGATAAAGATTCGCATGATATTACCGCAGGTTGACACCCCTCTACATGTTGGTCGTCTTATTCAATGCTACCCTGATGCCGATGATGGGATCCGGTCCGTACTGGGAAGCCAGGGTGGGTTTTGAAAGAGATAATTGCGCGAAAAACTGGTGGGCTAATCTCTTATACGTCAACAACTACGTGCGTCCCGAGGAGATGGTCAGTATTGCGTCACTGTAGACGGTTCCTCACCTTCATCATTCTTCACTAGTCAACGCGTGCTTTCTGTTGCACCGTGAGTCGTAACAAATTGACGTGTAACGTTTTGTCTACTTCTGTTTGCAGTGTATGTTTCAATCCTGGTATTTATCGGTCGATTATCACCTTTACATCATGGGACTCTTAGTCTTATGGGTTTATTGGAAGCTTCCGAGAAGACTGGGCTACCCGTTCCTCTGTAGTTTGATTGCACTGGGCATTGCCATTCCCTTCTTCATTACCTACGTTCAGGACCAGCAGCCAATATTCCTGGGATTGCCTTTGTGAGTAAGAACCCCGTctagtgatgaaaaaattcagtcgTCATCATAGCCACATCATGTAATTCTCTGTCTTGCTCAAGCATGGCGGAACTTAGAAAGGATCCGTATTTCGTCAGTCACTATATCAAATCACAAATGAGAATCGGTCCCTATTTGGTTGGAGTTTTGGCTGGGGCAATTGTCTACGACCATAAAGATGCCGCGTGGAGACTTCCAAAGGTAAtcataagataaaaaaataaacaattcgACGACGAGAAACTGAATCCTTGATCCTTTCTACTGCGCTAATTGTCATGCCCATACTGCTGCTCGTTCTCAAAAGTATATCATTCTGCACTTTAGGCTTTGTCAcggtttcttttcattctacTGGCAGTCGGATTTACTACCATCAGCCAGTCTTTGGCTTTCAAGTATTACGACCCCAATAGTGAGCTGCACCCACTCGAGACGGCCGCCTACGCCGGGTTTCACAGAGCAGCGTTTGCTCTTGGAATATGTTCGATCGTTGTTCTGATCACAATTGGCGATGGTTTGGGTAGGTTGGAGGATCTTGCAGATTCCGGAACGCGATGGAAATAACGTTTTCTTTGGATATACGGGAGGGTCAAATGTTTCATTCGTTACATTTTCAGACTTTCATTACAACTTTATGACACCACGCTGGGTCCCGCCCCTTGCAAGACTCACTTACGGTGCTTATCTTGTCCACAATATCAAGCAATCTTATGATGTCGGTGCTACCAGAAGCCCCCGGGTATTTTCCCTCAACAACTGCGTAAGTTGTGTATCACTCAATATACATTTCACGTAACCCACGTTATGTTGACATTCGTACGTAGTTGTGGTAACATGAAAGGTTGACGTTTCCTCAGCATCATTGTAACGAACGAGCAAGTTCTCCAATTTTCTATATTGCAGTTCTGGGAACTGGTGCCAGACGTGTTCTATACTTTCGGTATATCCCTGCTGCTGTCGGTGTTTGTCGAAGGGCCGATACGAAAGATCGAGAAGTTCATACTCACGAAACGACCAAGCAGATGTTCCTCGGAAGAGTGAGTATCTTTATAAGATCTAAAAGATCTCCATAAGCCATCCTGCACCGTACCTGATTCAATAATCAAGTGGGCTAAAGTTGCATCATCAGGACATCAGATGATTCAACGGTACAACAGGTAGAGATTTCATCCCGTACCTGGTGGCTACTTGATAAAGAAGTCTGGCGTACAAAATTTGAACGTTGCCGATCTTATTGTGGCATAAGTACAATGtagattgtatattttttattttcagatcgAATTCCGACGACATCAAAAAGAGCAACTGAAAATGACCTAAGCATAATTACGTAAATTGCCGCCTTATGCATtgtatgatatatgtataggtaaaCTCGTGGTTGGTATATCGGTGTCGTAGTACAAATACTTGCATATCCCCAGTTTGTAATTTTGCATCAAGTTATTCTTATAAAAAGAGTCATTCGTCTCAAACACCATAGGATTCGTAGTACCTACATAATTTGGAGTGGCTTAGAACGAGGATGTGGAATAAAATCTCATAAACAAGTTAATGCATTATATTAAGTCAACACCGAGAAGGGCAAGTTATATATCAACCAAAATAAATTTGCGGTTTGCACTTAACTGACGCACGTGAAATTAAACAGCTATCATCTTTATAATTGTAATCAGATACCAAACTGGCAGGGGACTCTGGGTGAATTTGTAATAACTCTGTGAGTAAATTTCTGGAGGAGAATAAAAATCGGAAGGATACACCCTTAACCTAACACATGCAAACTCACCAATATTATCAACTAATGAAGAATTTACTCGGATATTTCAGCTACAGTCTAgtaagaaacaaaacaataagaCTGAATTTATACAACAAATGGGGTCATCAAGTATATCTGCGAATTTTCagttcttcaattttttaataatttcaaatttgccACAGTGATGGAGAGTTTACCCTGAAAGATTATTTACAAGAAGTCATGACCGTAGAcgcttgccaatttttttacaatgtttTACCGATAGAATACCAAACGATGTACATTAgataaattatgaattttcatttgaataaaattggtCAAATGTTCATTACAGTTCATTCTTAATCCATCGTAGGAAAATAGTACACATTATGCAACAAGGGAATAATCGACATTTATTCCCGTGTTGCGTATAGGACTTTATTTCCGACTCAACCCGGGATACAAGTTGATTAGTGGgactcaatatttttttgcaatattgtGTGTAGAATTCAGAAGAGGGGTTGATAAAGATAAAGAACATTCTAAAGAATACATACAAACAGCATATGGATGTAAGTTGGCGGCAGAAGAGCGgcggtgggaaaaaaaatattatctggCATTTACTCTATAGATATTAGCAATATCAATGATTTACAAAACGAAtaatcgatgtttttttttagattcatAGTCgtcttttgaaattaaaaatttcattatgaATTATATTTGCAGCCTCAACAATTAATGCAATGaataaacaatatttacatttttcacagTACGAGTTGTCTTTTAAATTCCAGTTTATATTTTCAGGCAATCTATTGCGTATGCTATCGTTTTTAGGGAAATTTCGAAGTTTTGGATTTTACGCACGCTGTATCAAAAAGTgacatttcaaaaaatttaagaaacttTTCAGTAAGAAATAGGTCGAAACTTAGAAAAAAAGCGGGAAAAGAccagaaaaaatgaaaaacttgttTCCAGGAGTTATGAACTTTTTTTATGATAGTATAAGACGGAATAAAATCCTAATTCTGTCCCGATTTTCAGGTAAACAATATCGAACAATTAATCACATCGATACTAAAAATTATAACGGAGCACGTTGCGTAGATCCTGTAGACACCAGCTGgtgaaatataaaagtaaaCGTGTGTTTCGACGAAACCTGTAAATTTGTGAACTAAGAGTAAGAACGCGCGAATCTATAGATAAGGGGTGAATCGTTACCAGGGAAACAAGCTAGCCGTGGCTTTTGTATCGACGTAACGTTAGTAACATAGTCTAAAATCGAATTACCCACATGAAAGTAAACTCTGCataaaagcgaaaaaaaaattgggaaatgTTAACATTTGCAtaagaaaattagaaaaagaaatattaataataataaaacatgTAAATCGGTCTGCAATTCGTACAGTGAATACGGTTCAACGCCGTTTTATGATTCGAATAATAAGTTTGAGTGAAAAATGCCTCAtcttgttttcaataatttgatGAGAGAACATTTGAATTGCGATTAAGGTCTCCTCGGCGCCAAAGTTCGCAATAAACAAAGAGTAAAACTCAaaatagtggaaaaaaaatggaaacgcAATACGTGTACACAAAAAGCCGGGCCCAATTTGGACGCTGGTGTTCCTTCTCGGACAGCGGTCCCAATACGATGGTCAACATTCAGTCGGAACCATCCCTGATGCACAATTTCATCAGAAAAAATCCTATCACCCAGGGCACGCAATGTAGCAAAATATTCGCCCAGCACGAGGTAAGCTAGATTTTGCCAAAGGACCGAAACTTTTCATCTTCACCTTCACCTTCATTGTTGTGCGTCACTAATTTTGGGCGACGGCTCTTTTCACAAACATTGTTCGTTATCTCTTCAGGTAAACACGACAACGGCAAC
Above is a genomic segment from Neodiprion pinetum isolate iyNeoPine1 chromosome 1, iyNeoPine1.2, whole genome shotgun sequence containing:
- the LOC124216469 gene encoding nose resistant to fluoxetine protein 6-like → MIGTVFLLCLFVLTNGQVFAGENKFCYENTSDSRLWLSTTLETRQTLQAENPADLQRAVPVSQGSSWWTDFPVLPLVFANSNTIPKGRCRKQVQRYLKELANSTLWAVQMFDASTKYPVGVLHGHTKHLGSFDQCYNLRAELPPDEFSDMGEPDEVEGRYCLVRLRYQRKDVEPKRPKTFTLDFDPNLSVWNAIDYTGDFRRVKRHSVYLSLCVPASCSSQDVATALTEPLKELANARQIHLDVTVRPSLCQARSDVPEDFTVGAKVFLFIVAGLFVLVVASSWYDSSVYSSEEAVKDNEPRDLFLSFSARRNLRSIFSTPSSHPGIDCINLIRFFFTACTIFGHRSMQYYGYPLVESTYLEKAYTIPLSMTVLNGTIIIDGFFSIGGLLVAYGVLHHLNRSKRLNFTALILNRFLRLTPLYMLVVLFNATLMPMMGSGPYWEARVGFERDNCAKNWWANLLYVNNYVRPEEMCMFQSWYLSVDYHLYIMGLLVLWVYWKLPRRLGYPFLCSLIALGIAIPFFITYVQDQQPIFLGLPFMAELRKDPYFVSHYIKSQMRIGPYLVGVLAGAIVYDHKDAAWRLPKALSRFLFILLAVGFTTISQSLAFKYYDPNSELHPLETAAYAGFHRAAFALGICSIVVLITIGDGLDFHYNFMTPRWVPPLARLTYGAYLVHNIKQSYDVGATRSPRVFSLNNCFWELVPDVFYTFGISLLLSVFVEGPIRKIEKFILTKRPSRCSSEESNSDDIKKSN